One region of Paralichthys olivaceus isolate ysfri-2021 chromosome 12, ASM2471397v2, whole genome shotgun sequence genomic DNA includes:
- the LOC109627834 gene encoding serine/threonine-protein kinase PAK 6: protein MFRKKKKKRPDISAPKNFEHRVHTSFDAKRGCFVGLPTQWQSLIENLRRPRPVVDPSRITEVELRPKKTIVRGSMIGHGDYITAMINDMSRLSVTSSNSLRKSSPSARKRAQSLGRLGEVNEGDAYQYEGLTQDDEDDEDADHDQWRDRARNIHSETNTPYLGMKKSITLQPNGILPKAKSTYEVSTMEGPPYPAQHHNLPVPSYEAYMNAEVGSPQERVIWKRDFQLPRGMPSNQRPIACFYSPAMTVQQPHGDQGTVTMELRPNLPMYMHPQNSPGRPFSSYDLKAESTVRYHSGFLPTGTSSPLVGGIRPQRTVRSSASYTLGLSPNIGLRPSGPDPFLRHSGCPNPPYPRQDSPSQPRPSPTGSLATSPPGTCSPAFRPPPPRPPPDPPKVTHEQFKAALQMVVDKGDPRSYLENFVKIGEGSTGVVCIATEKHSGREVAVKMMDLRRQQRRELLFNEVVIMRDYQHRNVVEMFKSALVEEELWVIMEYLQGGALTNIVSETRLNEEQIATVCEAVLQALAYLHSQGVIHRDIKSDSILLTLDGRVKLSDFGFCAQISKDIPKRKSLVGTPYWMAPEVISKSPYGTEVDVWSMGIMVVEMVDGEPPYFSETPVAAMKRLRDEPAPTVRNVSQIFPVLKDFLDRMLTRDPLERASATDLLEHPFLLQSGSPQCLVPLVEQYRKRMSRC from the exons ACCATTGTGCGTGGGAGTATGATCGGTCATGGAGACTATATCACAGCTATGATCAACGACATGAGCCGTCTGTCTGTGACCAGCTCCAACTCTCTGAGGAAGAGCAGCCCCTCGGCCCGGAAGAGGGCCCAGTCTCTGGGGAGGCTGGGGGAGGTGAACGAGGGAGACGCTTACCAGTATGAGGGTCTGACCCAGGATGACGAAGATGATGAAGACGCAGACCATGACCAGTGGAGGGACAGGGCCAGGAACATTCACAGTGAGACCAACACCCCTTATCTAGGCATGAAGAAGAGCATCACGCTGCAACCCAATGGGATCTTGCCAAAGGCTAAATCCACATACGAAGTAAGCACCATGGAGGGACCCCCGTATCCGGCTCAGCACCACAATTTGCCGGTGCCGAGTTACGAGGCCTACATGAACGCCGAGGTGGGCAGTCCTCAGGAGAGAGTGATATGGAAAAGAGATTTCCAGCTGCCAAGGGGAATGCCATCAAATCAGAGACCTATAGCTTGTTTCTACAGTCCTGCTATGACTGTGCAACAACCCCACGGGGACCAAGGGACAGTCACAATGGAGCTGCGGCCCAATTTACCGATGTACATGCACCCACAGAACAGCCCTGGGAGGCCGTTCTCCTCCTACGACCTGAAG GCAGAGTCGACAGTGAGGTACCACTCCGGCTTCCTGCCCACTGGCACCAGCAGTCCTCTCGTGGGCGGCATCCGGCCACAGCGAACAGTGCGCTCCTCAGCTAGCTACACCCTGGGCCTTTCTCCTAACATAGGACTGCGACCCAGCGGGCCAGACCCCTTCCTCAGACACTCTGGATGCCCCAACCCTCCTTACCCCAGGCAGGACAGTCCCTCCCAGCCTCGACCCTCCCCTACAGGCTCCCTAGCTACAAGCCCCCCCGGCACCTGCTCCCCTGCTTTTAGACCCCCGCCACCCAGGCCTCCCCCGGACCCGCCAAAGGTGACCCATGAACAGTTCAAAGCTGCCCTGCAGATGGTGGTCGACAAGGGCGACCCACGGTCTTACCTGGAGAATTTTGTAAAGATTGGCGAGGGCTCGACGGGGGTGGTGTGCATCGCCACAGAGAAGCACAGCGGCAGGGAGGTAGCGGTGAAGATGATGGACCTGCGGCGGCAGCAAAGGAGAGAGCTGCTCTTTAATGAG GTGGTGATCATGAGGGACTATCAGCACAGGAACGTGGTGGAGATGTTTAAGTCGgccctggtggaggaggagctgtggGTCATCATGGAGTACCTGCAGGGTGGAGCGCTTACCAACATCGTGTCAGAAACCAG gctGAATGAGGAGCAGATTGCCACAGTGTGTGAAGCGGTCCTGCAGGCCCTGGCCTACCTTCATTCACAGGGAGTCATCCACAGAGACATCAAGAGTGACTCTATACTGCTCACGTTAGACGGAAGA GTCAAGCTTTCAGACTTTGGCTTCTGTGCTCAGATCAGTAAGGACATCCCTAAGAGGAAGTCTTTAGTGGGGACGCCATATTGGATGGCTCCTGAGGTCATCTCCAAATCACCATATGGCACTGAG GTGGATGTCTGGTCGATGGGTATCATGGTGGTGGAGATGGTGGATGGAGAACCACCGTACTTCAGTGAAACCCCTGTAGCAGCTATGAAGAGGCTGAGGGATGAACCTGCACCTACTGTGCGAAATGTCAGCCAG ATCTTCCCAGTTCTAAAAGACTTCCTGGATCGCATGCTGACTCGGGACCCTCTGGAGCGGGCAAGTGCCACTGACCTGCTGGAGCACCCTTTCCTGCTGCAGAGCGGCTCACCTCAGTGCCTGGTCCCACTGGTGGAGCAGTACCGCAAGCGCATGTCCCGCTGCTGA